ttaaatacgtgtagatctatacatattacatttctcggttatagtgtcattgtcgacgagctgatgatggcagcaccaagttctctagctcacactcttcacttgatccaccatattaatgatgaaactatagtctacctacattcttgccaaacatgaacaagacttgatagcatagccggccatagggcccacacaaaaatatctgaccttaacaagcttgacaaagctttatacctcttcccttgttgtttagtcttcagaataagcttcagagaagagagaagcttcagctaagagccattccaatcgattccaataatgataaaacgggaactgacttctagtacacgatagtacacgaatataaatgtcacgaaagtgaacgagaatatccatttgtcagaatctgacaaacgattgacacatgcgcagacaactagtaccaggcccagttgttcgcctaaccgttataaaagcgaaaactcggcctgggatcgaggctagtgtaaaAGTAGCcacgattccaggccgcttgggAAAGACTAttgaaggggctggagtcgaggctagtgtaAAAGCAGCCAATAATTGTTGGAGAACAGATTATTTATAGTTTGCAAGAGAGAAACtgaataatgataatacaCTGGGAGCTACTGTTAGGCCTTTGCCTGACAATCAAAGGTGAGATTACTGAACCAGCAGATATATAGTTTAAAAGATAATCATCAATCAATTCACCATAGTGCACTGCACACTCGTCACGAACTATGAAGGAAGAGCTTGTCCTGCTGGAGTGAATACTCTTACTTGTGAAGGTCGCACAGACGATGTTGTTTCATGGACTACTGCAGCTCCTACTGGAACAGAGCAAATACGAATGGATGCATTTCTACCCATTGGCATCCTAAATGAAACAGAAACAGTATCTGGCCTTCTTGGCAATATGTTCTTCTCTGGAGAAATTCTTGTCAATTTCATTCCAATTAATCAATCGAGCTTGTACGCCTTCAATACAACGTACTCCATCAATACAACACAGCCAGTTACACTGACATGTAGCAATTCAACAACTGACCTTGGAACAATAGAAATTGAGTTAGCGAGTAAGTCATTTCCTTATAATTTCAGTTGAGTATGTATCTCTATTTCAATATAGTGGCTCCTTCACCACCACAAATGTTTATACAACTTGGTGAACAAGGTTTGATCAACACTGTTGATGTCACCATTGGTTGGGACGctcctactgagactggtggtagagatgacctcacctacacagtgaacgtctcacctccggcccagctctctgctactgtcctcacatccacctctgccactgtgactgctcaatacaatgtggactacactgtcagtgttatggctaccaactgtgctggaGAGAGTGTACCTAGAATGTACAGATTTAAAATTGGTAAGCTGCATAGTAAATGAAATTAGAGATTGGTTTATTTCAGAGTACTGGTATGTACAGATTCCTGTGCTATTCCAACCGCCCCTTCAAATGGTTCCATTGGACCAGTAACAAGCAGGACTATTGGATCTAGAATGACTTTCCAATGTGACTCAGGATTCATTCCCACTCAACAAATGATTGCCACATGCTTAGACACGCTGGTATGGAGTCCAGACCCTTCAACGTTTGCTTGTAGAGCACAAACTCTTGTTGCTGGTGAGTTATAAGTGAATCAACATCTCGTTGATAACTCACATTTTCTGTATAGATGCATTTTCCATTTCGATGTTTACTGGATTAGACGTGACTCTGAGTGTGGTAGTGTCGTCGGCAATCGCAATTCTGATTGGACTAGCAATTGGAGTGTGCGGCACTTATCTACTCATGCGTAAAAGAATCGTCAGTCCAGACAATAAAGAAGTTCCTGTTACTCTTGTTACAATAGAAAGTCCATTACACGAAACCCCACCCACATTGCCTCCACCACGACAAGGGAGTCCGTTGTACGAGGAGGTTTACACAGAATCTGAATTGGAGGTCAATTACGCTTACATGAGGGCTTCTGAGTTTCAGTAAACAGTAATTATTGCATTGTGATGTTCATCTACATTCATGACCATTGCTTATGTACAGTAATCATTGTACATATCACCTCATTtcaaactataataatagctataattattgtatagggTCTGTAATCTCATGACTTTGTTGATATGATTGTTGTCGTAACAAGCATGATAAAAATTCAACATGTTGTCAAACTTGAGCCCATTTGAATACCTTACCAGCCAACTAATTGACTTGATTTTTCCATTCTCAAGACATTATGAGCAATCACATGCATGAGCTAGGTCAGGTATACGACTTATTCAGTTGTCCGTTCAATGGACCAAATGAATAAAATTACATCAATATATTTGGGCGTATGACATGGCAACTTATTACGAGCAGAGAGATCTAGACGGTTTACCTTTAGCACAATAACTGCCTTGCCATTGCAGTATAAGTCAGTAACCATTATTGTGTAACACAGGCTATCTGGCCTGCTATTTAGTTAGATTCAACTAAATTACTTTCACAGTAAATATTGACATTAATTAACATGTGTGTTCTTATCACCATGCATCATGTGTCAGTCACATAAATATGACACTTACATAATACATAAATTAAATAAATAAGATTACATAGAATAACATAACTAGAATAGGCTATCATCGTCCTGGCAGGGTCGCCAAATGTAACACAGGCTATCTGGCCTGCTATTTAGTTAGATTCAACTAAATTACTTTCACAGTAAATATTGAGATTAAACGAGAATGTATAAGTCAGTAACCATTATTGTGTAACACAGGATATCTGGCCTGCTATTTAGTTAGATTCACTAGATTACTTTCACAGTATATATTGACATTAATTAACATGTGTGTTCTTATCACCATCATGTgtcagtcacatgacacttaCATAATACATGAATAAGATTACATAGAATAACGAATAGGCTATCATCAAAATTATACATATCACCTCCTTTCAAACTATAGCTATTGAATagggtctataattataaagtaatCTCATGACTTTGTTgatataatgattataataatcGTTGCTGTAACTGGCATAAAAATGTTGTCAAACTAGAGCCCATTTGAAGACCTTACAGTGCTTGCAGCCTAGAGAGTAAAAAACGCGCTTGTATAAGCCTATAGAGAGTAAAAAACGCAAATTTGCTGGTATTGGTACATAAATGTGAATATCTTGTGATGGGTAAGAACTTTTGCTGATACCATTTACTTGTGTAGATAAAAGAATACTCTAAAATATACCCAAAATTGTTtccaaaggtggtgggtatgtgttGGTTTATAAGAGCAAAAATGTTCTATGgtggacaatcgcttagcgatggaaaagaCCAATCGTTGTCGGCTAAGGTAAGAAACTctggcacaacattcctgaatagtttatcgaacataattatatgcatgattTCGTAAAGtttatatatgtacacaaacTCAATTATCGAGTTTTTtgggtgccttttcgcttagcgatagaactcaagcaaatttgtcagctaattgttttttgtttttgcacatTAATTGTTTTGATACAAAAAATTTGTCCAGAAATACTGATGTTGCACACAATCATTtctttacgatcacccccattttcaTCTAAAATGATTttccactacaacaacttttggggaaatattttcaaaTAATTGTTaatattcattcacctataaaatggtatcagcacaatttcttagaaatgttcccatcttgagatacatttaagtacaactactcacctaTAGCTATTGTGGTATTTTACTCTCTACGCTGTAAGCACTGTATCTGTATGATTCAATAGTGAAAGGCTGAGCATGTATCATGATTAAGGCTTCTCCAGGACTTGTGCTGCCTGAGCCAGTAGATATAGAaccactgcatgtactggCCCGGGTTGTATACTGGAGGGTACGACTGTCAGCTATAAGTGCACTGTTGATGATGATGGACATTGGTAGTTGTTCAACTGTCCCAACAGCTCATCTAGGACCATTCTATTCTACTACTGTtctcacatccacctctgaAATCGCTAAATTTTGAGCTGGTTAACCTGATTTTAGGTGTTATTACTCTTTAACTGATTAAAATATAGGCACTCTAACGTGTTGGAGTGCCTATAAATAATTGCTGTCACATGATAATtaatgaatgcatgcatgcagcttgaCTTATACATCAtgtgactgtgcatgtgagaaATGAACATTACTAGATTATAGTTCTTCTTTTGAGTTGTGCTTAGTCcatataactatatacacttGCAACCAAAATTGATAATCAAGCTTTCTGAGGACATCAGCACCATGCAGAAAACAATGTATGACAGTGGATACCAAGGGGACCGACACACACTACCTCGTCCTGGGATGGTGACAAGTCTACACGATACCTCATCACCAACGTCTCTAgtggtgagtgcatgcatggttagtGATAATAAATGCAAACTGTATAGTGATATGAATTCTCGCGCAGAATAAACATTTTAAGCTCTGTatgcaggggcggatccaggggtgattttgaggggctgaagccccccccttttgaaaaaactaccatgtgttgtagtctgactctacaacaattttgccaccaattatgcatctgtagactcacttgaaatcacttgagagatgctagacaacagctactaggagtataaaggatctagggtagctagctggacgtacctagctagctagctagctgtacgtacgtacgtacatctgatcagtacagtatcaccgtagtattaaaagtaagtgcagaggtcaacgtattctactcattaatatgaaagttcaaaggtcaaatcttgCAAAAAAAAATTGCCTCCGGCGAGGCTGCCCTGGGCGGCTCTGCCGCCCTCGTACGGGGCTTCGCCCCTTTCTagctagccccccccttttgtttttcctggatccgcccctggtatgattagctatatatatagctctaaTCCTAGGCTAtcctgcctgcatgcatgcactcagaATATGCATGGTAcatctaaataattatactgaaaacCGTCATTTATTATATAAAACTATAATTTGATATAATACGAAACAAGACTGCATTTAGCTTGAAGGGGCATATACCGATATACTTGATTAACACCCAAATTGATTATTTGCATGCGTTTAGCTATATGCATATCTGGGACTTTAATTTGCACAAAGGAGCTCAGAATGCGAACGCTACAGAAGAATGGCTGTGACCACATACCGAGGACTATATATATCAGGACATGGAGGACATCATTTGTCCTTTCACACTATCTCACACCTATATTATGCTGCAGGATTTACATTGAACTGAATTGACATAGGGGCATACTTTCTAAAAATGTATCTTCTGAATAATTGTAACCAACCATCTTATTCTGCATCTAGTTAGCCTACAATGTCATGCTCGTATAAGGTACGTCTAACTAACATAAAAGCTGTCTCTGCCGTTTTGAAAATAAAGCATTGGTGATTTTTACTGTACTTTTAAGAAGCTATATACCACTTCCTGAAAATATTTTCTAATTATAGAGTGTAAGCCTAAATAATATTGAACCGGTACATACGTGTACAGCAAATCTAGTAAGTTTTTTGAATCAGGGTTTACCTGCCAAATGATTTTGTATGAAGTGACTTGTGTACATGGGACGTATATGTGTATACATTTAACTTGTACACATTAACACTTATAATTACTTCAAAGGGCACGTTATTCACACCTctatagcctataattatttagtctTGATATGATTATGATGAATCTGAAATAAGTGCTACCTACTCTGCAATGAAACTTGGTACTCGTATAATGAAAATGTACTCGGGTCAAATGCACACAATTcaggcatgtgtgtgtattattgCTTACGTATATATTATTGTATTCAGTGCATATACAGCTAGTATTATAAATCAGAGATGTGGTCTGCCTTTGTATATGGACACAATGTTGTGTAGTATTATAGTTGATGTGGCCATTATTATCAATGATAAATCATGCCATAACAATACTATATACAGCAACTGGCATCTGCAGACAGAGTGGAAGCTGGAAATGCCAATCCATTGTCTGGTGGAGTACTACGCTGCCCAAAACCTAGAGCTACACAAGATAAGAGGAGTGAACAAGAACATTCTGTATTCAATGTAGGTGTATTTATAAAAGGTGATTATTACTTATATTAATGTAGAATGAACTTGTGCAAAAATTGAAGCGAAGAAATACAATTAATGGTGAAGAGAGTGGCGTTCAACTTAAAAGGATGCCTGATAAAGTGAGTGCTATGGTGATCATATACATGTGTTTCACGACTAATTAGATATACTACCCTagctaagaggaggatatgcactcATTATATATCCTctgctaccgtggttactccgaggtgTAGCCAAGGGGTATGTAACTATGGTAGCATTGGATTTTGCAGCTGTCAAAGAGCATATCAAAACATTTGTCAAATGTATGTAAAAAACATGTAAAGTTGTCATCAAACATTTAATCTATAAGTATACAAATGCACTAAAAAGAAGGAATTTTACCTTAAAAAGATTTTAGTATGCTCTCTATTCTATAATCTAGCTATTACTCTTTCCAATGAtacctcacatgcagtttaTACATGAGCTGGATATAGTGTTCTTCAGTTGAAATATACTATGAACAGTGATGACAGTTTTACATTGAATTGCAGTGACTGGAAAGGGAGGGACTGTCCCATACTTTACATAATAAAGTTTTGTGGGAAGGGTGTTCGGGCTGCCTAGCCACCAGTAATTCCTAAGGATTCATATGAATGTGGGTTGGCTAGTTTCCTGTAAGTGTTAATGCTTGTACTTTTGCCATAAGCTAGTGCATGTAAGTAGAGCTAGCTAAAGTTTTTTGTGCCAGCtagactactgtatacctactGAGGATGACAGATCAGCTCAAGTAACAGCCAGCATAGACTACTGTAAGATAGAGCCGATGTCAAGTTGCCAAGACAAGCAAAAGCCAAGCCCAGGAACTGAAGAAAACCCCTGAGAAACCCTATCCTGGTGGGATTTACCGACACTAATGATCAATTAAGAGATAGTTAAAGTATATATCGGATATGATGAAGAGTAGAGTAATTATGAATGGTAGACTTAGTGGATTGGATGAAAATCCGAACAGTGACACTTGACACCTGATTACAGACTTAGTTTATTCTCTTTTTCATTTTATTTTGAGTTAGGAACCAAGGTTAACGTATATCTGGTCTGCAAAAGAAAGGTACAGGTGCTAACTTGAATCTAGGCTACCTTGTTTGCtaattacatgcactgcacttACTGCATGACAGGAAATGACAAATATGACTAGCTATGACGCGAAAACGTCACAAATATTTGAGTGGGTGGTAAAAATTTTAATTTGACATTTCACATTGCTAtggctagttgagcaacacatCGACTCCTACAGATACTCAAGAGCCTCCTTGGTCCAATTAATCGTTGGCCATTAGACGTCCCTTATATACGGGGTTGTAAGCTCTTCTTgaggataaaatgtatctaaaccacgcccatggaTTCAtggccatcttgttggagagagCAGCTATCGTGTTTCTGCGTCGcttttgagtcttagtaccgtcaagcatggctcccGTTTTcttaaacaaaattaatgaaactGAAACTTAAAAAACACCTTGAAAACTGTGCATACCTGAGGCTGCatatatgttatttttctatgTATATATCATACAGCTGTTAACCAagagatcaattagtggtgacgtatATAAATGTGGTAAGTCGATCCATGCACATTTAATTTAATACTTGTTGTACAGGTACAGGAAAACACTAATACAGTCACTGCATCGCAAGTAATGGCTGCTGACAATATTACAACACGCCAGCCAACAGGTGCAAATCCTAATCGTTCAAGAACTACACGCCGACCGGCACCCCCTATTCTTCCCAAACCAAGGAAAAGAAACAATAGTGACCACATACCAGTACAAGAACTACACGATGCTCATCAGGGGCTGGAGGAGTTGTCTCTTACTCATACAGAACATCGTCACAGGGAGGGACAGATGACTATTCAGGTATACTGCAGAAATGATATGTACATAGGTTATTTTatgcacgagggatgtacAGCTAATACAATTCAAGCTATCCTGAGGGGCGTAGCAAAGCCCATCGGTttgtattagcagtacagCACGAAGGCGTGGCATAATAACCTACTTATTGCTGATTTTGTAATAATTTCAAACATCAGAATCTAAGGAtaaaccaatcagattgcaggatTCTGAATCTAACTCAAACTTGAGGGGTTCAGTCTTGAATGATTGACCTCTCCTTTGACCTCTGATCCCACCAGAGTGACACCCGACTGCATTGGGATTCGCTATGCATCAATGCACTCCAGTTTTTTATTCCTTTACTGATCGAATTTTACAAAGAGCTAGGGAGCGTGCTAGGATTCTGTATAGTAGATTGGATAGTAgtgcgattatcctttgaagttttgctgagctgttcgATTATGACACTAAGGTTTAAAACCAGCTATaatacagcatgtaggacgAGTAGTCCATTGGTAGACCttctggactatcttggtagtCATAGAATATTTTCAAAGACGAAGCAGtaagccatttgtgtacaccACTGCACAAGTCTGACATGAAGATGCGCTACAATGCTTGCTAAGCAgttagttgaccagagtgcagcttttatAAAGGCCACAAATACTTctatcgaggcagcagcaaggcataaatcACCTGGTCACAACAATTGACCCACGTCCATCTCTAaccacttcattgggggcAGCGATAAaatcaagctaatttggtgggttgggctgaCTTTTTGAACCACAAATGCAAACTAAAGCGACGGAACTTTCTAAGTTTGCAATCAACTGAGaaaagctaataattatatagggtgGTGCTTCAAGTTGAAGTGGTCCTGCATTTGGGCTATGTTGACCACAACCACCTGGGGTGATATTGATGTCACCCAGGCAtcattatatagctatacataaaTATACCCTGTAGCAGTAGTACAATCCTCCCCAATCTTATTCCGTACTGGCTTGATCCCCAAATGAATACACCCATACAGGCTGCTGGCAGTGAAACACCAACTGATGCAATTCCTAAAACGTCAGCTGTACATAGACCACCCATCACCCCCCCTCCCAAGAAGAGAAATTCAGTGAAAATTAAAGACCAAACAGCAAAAGATGCTCAGGTGTCCCTTACTGACACAGAACATCTTCTTCACGATGAAGGACAAATGACCATTCAGGTAATAGCAGAAATGATAAGTGGCTAATGTCCCAACACGCATAATAATGCAGGATGTTTGCAGTCCTAAAATGGAGACGCCACAACTGCAGCAAAGTACTGTTTGTTCAGCTATATACAAACCAGCCATCAGACCCAGACCAAGAAGGTCCATCAGTTGTGACAGTGAGTCTGACAAGAAAGGGGAGAACAACAAGGAGCGTTCTAAATCATTGCTGCTCTGTgtaagataattattataattatatactgtaacATGCAGTGATTCGTGTGAATACGGCTCCTCATACAGTTATACATGCTCACATGTACCATGAATTGtatgtatgcacatgcatgtatatatagggtaataaagaggtggagCGTCAACCATCGTATGGGCCGGAGTATTCCGAAATACAATCAACAACACAGCCGTATGCGAATATTTTCTCACTTCAGAAAATTGTAACCATGACCACCCAGGCTGAACAAGCTAATTTATGTCATAACTCAACATTTCCACAAGAAAGTTTGTACAAAGCTACCAGGCAAGCGATCACTGATGCTGGAAATGACGAGTCTACTACAACAGGAAGACAAGCAAACCAGGTGATGCATGTAGCTGTTGAGCAATAGCAGTTCAGTATATACAAAAGAAATTTCTTATGAAGAGAGAGAAGTCCTTAATGTATTTCACATGACTTGAAAGTTGTAACTACGAAGCACTTCAGATGCTCTGCAGAAAATTAAAGTATAATGTTTTTTAACAGACCTAGCTTGCATGGTGTACGTAAAACAATTAATTATCAATACCATTTTTAGGCCAGTAGTGAACTACAATTTGTCGGTCATAAACAAGACTTCAGTGAAGCTACCAAACAACCGATCAACGCTAAAAAGGACCGGTCCACTGCAGCAGGGACCCGAGCAAACCAGTTTGATGTAACTGTCAAACAACTTGCACCACTtcagaaagagagagagagagaagctGCACATCAACAGGAACTGGAAGAAATGAAACAACTGTACATGGTGAGTGGTTTTGTGTAGTCGAATTAGTACTGCAGTTGTGaatcgatataattatgtataattatgttgttagGGTTGTTGGCGTATATAATATGTAATTGTATTATTGTACTATACCttgaataattaatttttaacgacttataattatatgtataaaaAGAACAAGAGAATAATCCTTGAAGACAAGTACAAAGGGATGATTGATGAGTTTAAGGAATGGCATGAAGAGAGAATGAGTGATTTGAAGAAAACTCaccaggtatatatataggtgcatgCGAGGCTCTGCGTTATTGTATGATGATATACGCATGATTTTACTGAACCTGAGTGCAGATTTTTTATTTTGtttatttttttattgttAGAATGAGCACAATGAACTAAGGAGACAATTGACTGACGAGTTTCATACTACATTAGCTGTCCAATCAGCTGAACTAGATGCAACTCACGCCGAAAATGCACGTCTACTTACAACAGCTGATCAGACCCTGTTGGATCATCAGAAACAATTAGTAGAGTTACAGCAAGAGTTGGCTCCCAAAGTCAAACAGTATGAAGCTGACATACAACAGTTGATCACAGATAATGAGGTAAAGAGCATGAAGAAAAAATTGAATTACAGAGTATTGTTGCTTAAAGTTAACTTGTTGtggcaataataataatttcacACGATGAGCATCACAACATAAGTTCAGCCTGGTGTATCATGCATATTCAAATTTGCAGGCTAACCTTCAACGTCAGAAAGATGAAACAAAAGCGGCCACAGCGTGTCTGCTTACAGCACTTGATCAGGCTAAGATGATGGATCACCGGAAACAGCTATTAGAGCTGCAGCAGGAAAAAGAGGAAAAAGAAGAGTTGGCTCACAAAATCAAGCAGTATGAAGCTTACATACAACAGCTGTTGGCAGATAACGAGGTAAATAGCAGGAAGGaaaaatttattattattatagagtataattattgtgagggTTTAAAGTTGTTTAAACGTTGTCAATATAAATTCCAATGCTTCAGCCAACTATaactacatgcagtatag
This is a stretch of genomic DNA from Halichondria panicea chromosome 1, odHalPani1.1, whole genome shotgun sequence. It encodes these proteins:
- the LOC135345980 gene encoding cyclin-dependent kinase 11B-like isoform X2; this translates as MQKTMYDSGYQGDRHTLPRPGMVTSLHDTSSPTSLVQLASADRVEAGNANPLSGGVLRCPKPRATQDKRSEQEHSVFNNELVQKLKRRNTINGEESGVQLKRMPDKVQENTNTVTASQVMAADNITTRQPTGANPNRSRTTRRPAPPILPKPRKRNNSDHIPVQELHDAHQGLEELSLTHTEHRHREGQMTIQAAGSETPTDAIPKTSAVHRPPITPPPKKRNSVKIKDQTAKDAQVSLTDTEHLLHDEGQMTIQDVCSPKMETPQLQQSTVCSAIYKPAIRPRPRRSISCDSESDKKGENNKERSKSLLLCGNKEVERQPSYGPEYSEIQSTTQPYANIFSLQKIVTMTTQAEQANLCHNSTFPQESLYKATRQAITDAGNDESTTTGRQANQASSELQFVGHKQDFSEATKQPINAKKDRSTAAGTRANQFDVTVKQLAPLQKEREREAAHQQELEEMKQLYMNKRIILEDKYKGMIDEFKEWHEERMSDLKKTHQNEHNELRRQLTDEFHTTLAVQSAELDATHAENARLLTTADQTLLDHQKQLVELQQELAPKVKQYEADIQQLITDNEANLQRQKDETKAATACLLTALDQAKMMDHRKQLLELQQEKEEKEELAHKIKQYEAYIQQLLADNEDNLQRQKDENQWAIQQLEASLENYQNENHKLSAINQELEVSLQQCREHTQQLEDKLHNQDELSPYVLPQSPDLRECEGVGSYGSVHRIQLNGISCIAKRIHDILLGQGREEGVNLEDKRAAYIKFYCECVLLSRLRHPNIVQFMGVYYGPQRDYGRELTLVMERLYMNLEGCLKQYRNIAMWLKVSILLDITQGLLHLHSQGIVHRDLTAPNILLTTSFHAKIADLGVSKIINVHPLAASKQSMIPGTLGYMPPEALAEIPVYGYALDIFSFGVLTLFVLLQVYPQYYDNLVTPEGLTLKESHI